The genomic DNA GAAAAAGTAGCGCCCGGCTTATCCAAGACAGGTGCCAGGGCAGGATGTGCCGGAACATAACATTTTTCCCCGGTTCGTTTGACCTTTCCGTAAAGCGGCCGGTCAACCCCAAGCAACAGGCGTAGCAAGGTTGATTTCCCACTTCCGTTGGCTCCAATCAAGGCTACCCGCTCCCCTAAGCGAAACGACATCTGTTCGACCAGCAAGGCGTATTTTGCCTGCAACGGATAACGGTGCCGGATGCGTAACATCTCGTCGATGACCTTTCCTTTGACCGCTCTCGTTCCGCTCTGTTTTTTGAGTGGATGCTGTTGTACCACGGAATAGGTGATGTGACAGGAAAAACGACGTTCGATTTCCTCAAACAACAGTATCAACCGGTTTTTACGGACTTGATCTAAAAATAAAAACGGTTCCGCCAAGAAAATCCGTTCCGGTAAGCTAGACAATGTATACCCGAGCGAAACCAGTTGCTGTTCCCCCGAAGACAACTCACTTGTCTCTCGGTCAAAAAAAGCTTCCAGCCCAAGTAATGTCGCCAGTTCTCCTGCGACAAATAAACTGGTCGTCGCTAACATATCGCGAACACGACCATGCAACAGGCGGTCCGGATGAATCACTTCGGCTCCGGCCGTATGGGCCAGTTGTTCCAGACGTTCAAGTGAACCTTCTTCGTCGGTAATGATGGTAGGCATCCCGTATTCCTCCTTTTGAGAACATTACTAATCCGGGTAACACTAACGCGGCCCCGACCGCAACAGGAGACCATAAGGCAATGTATATTACTGTAATCAGAAGTCCCATCAACAGATCAGAACGCGTCAAGTGACGTAACGGACTCGGGACTGCTTCGACCGGTAACAGATGATACAACGCAACCCGTTCCATCTTTTCTGCCACCGGTTGTTTGGCATGGCTCATCTTCACTTCCGGCCACGTACGG from Exiguobacterium sibiricum 7-3 includes the following:
- a CDS encoding ATP-binding cassette domain-containing protein produces the protein MPTIITDEEGSLERLEQLAHTAGAEVIHPDRLLHGRVRDMLATTSLFVAGELATLLGLEAFFDRETSELSSGEQQLVSLGYTLSSLPERIFLAEPFLFLDQVRKNRLILLFEEIERRFSCHITYSVVQQHPLKKQSGTRAVKGKVIDEMLRIRHRYPLQAKYALLVEQMSFRLGERVALIGANGSGKSTLLRLLLGVDRPLYGKVKRTGEKCYVPAHPALAPVLDKPGATFSEQKKQLIERLSWTEEACYFDEPTAGLTNQQRSDFIQTMLNHPDKLIILATHDPDLIFCATRIVYLVQGEIAFDGPTSMFIEQSRLYEWS